One genomic region from Streptomyces venezuelae encodes:
- the rplN gene encoding 50S ribosomal protein L14, translated as MIQQESRLRVADNTGAKEILCIRVLGGSGRRYAGIGDVIVATVKDAIPGGNVKKGDVVKAVIVRTVKERRRQDGSYIRFDENAAVILKNDGDPRGTRIFGPVGRELREKKFMKIISLAPEVL; from the coding sequence GTGATCCAGCAGGAGTCGCGACTGCGTGTCGCCGACAACACTGGTGCCAAGGAGATCCTTTGCATCCGTGTTCTCGGTGGCTCGGGTCGCCGCTACGCGGGCATCGGTGACGTCATCGTCGCCACCGTCAAGGACGCGATCCCCGGTGGCAACGTGAAGAAGGGTGACGTCGTCAAGGCGGTCATCGTTCGCACCGTCAAGGAGCGCCGCCGCCAGGACGGCTCGTACATCCGCTTTGACGAGAACGCCGCTGTCATTCTCAAGAACGACGGCGACCCTCGTGGCACCCGTATCTTCGGCCCGGTCGGCCGTGAGCTGCGCGAGAAGAAGTTCATGAAGATCATCTCGCTCGCGCCGGAGGTGCTGTAA
- the rplX gene encoding 50S ribosomal protein L24 codes for MKIKKGDLVQVITGKDKGKQGKVITAFPRENRVLVEGVNRVKKHTKAGPSQAGGIVTTEAPVHVSNVQLVVEKDGKKVVTRVGYRFDDEGNKIRVAKRTGEDI; via the coding sequence ATGAAGATCAAGAAGGGCGACCTGGTCCAGGTCATCACCGGTAAGGACAAGGGCAAGCAGGGCAAGGTCATCACGGCCTTCCCCCGCGAGAACCGCGTCCTCGTCGAGGGTGTCAACCGGGTCAAGAAGCACACCAAGGCCGGCCCGTCGCAGGCCGGTGGCATCGTCACGACCGAGGCTCCGGTCCACGTCTCCAACGTCCAGCTGGTCGTGGAGAAGGACGGCAAGAAGGTCGTCACGCGTGTCGGTTACCGCTTCGACGACGAGGGCAACAAGATCCGCGTTGCCAAGCGGACGGGTGAGGACATCTGA
- the rplF gene encoding 50S ribosomal protein L6, whose translation MSRIGKLPIPVPAGVDVTIDGRTVTVKGSKGTLSHTVAAPIEIVKGEDGVLNVNRPNDERQNKALHGLSRTLVANMITGVTQGYVKALEISGVGYRVAAKGSNLEFQLGYSHPILVEAPEGISFKVESPTKFSVEGIDKQKVGEVAANIRKLRKPDPYKAKGVKYAGEVIRRKVGKAGK comes from the coding sequence ATGTCGCGTATTGGCAAGCTGCCTATCCCGGTTCCCGCCGGCGTGGACGTCACCATCGATGGCCGCACGGTCACGGTGAAGGGTTCCAAGGGCACCCTGAGCCACACCGTCGCCGCTCCGATCGAGATCGTTAAGGGCGAGGATGGCGTGCTCAACGTCAACCGTCCGAACGACGAGCGTCAGAACAAGGCCCTCCACGGCCTGTCCCGCACGCTGGTGGCCAACATGATCACCGGTGTGACCCAGGGTTACGTGAAGGCGCTCGAGATCAGCGGTGTCGGTTACCGCGTCGCCGCGAAGGGCTCCAACCTGGAGTTCCAGCTCGGCTACAGCCACCCGATCCTGGTCGAGGCGCCCGAGGGCATCTCGTTCAAGGTCGAGTCGCCGACCAAGTTCTCGGTCGAGGGCATCGACAAGCAGAAGGTCGGCGAGGTCGCCGCCAACATCCGCAAGCTTCGCAAGCCCGACCCCTACAAGGCCAAGGGCGTGAAGTATGCGGGTGAGGTCATCCGCCGCAAGGTCGGAAAGGCTGGTAAGTAA
- the rpsH gene encoding 30S ribosomal protein S8 has product MTMTDPIADMLTRLRNANSAYHDSVTMPHSKIKSHIAEILQQEGFITGWKVEDAEVGKNLVLELKFGPNRERSIAGIKRISKPGLRVYAKSTNLPKVLGGLGVAIISTSHGLLTGQQAGKKGVGGEVLAYVW; this is encoded by the coding sequence ATGACCATGACTGATCCGATCGCGGACATGCTGACTCGTCTGCGTAACGCGAACTCGGCATACCACGACTCCGTGACGATGCCGCACAGCAAGATCAAGTCTCACATCGCGGAAATCCTCCAGCAGGAGGGCTTCATCACGGGCTGGAAGGTCGAGGACGCCGAGGTCGGCAAGAACCTCGTCCTCGAGCTCAAGTTCGGTCCGAACCGTGAGCGCTCCATCGCGGGCATCAAGCGGATCTCGAAGCCCGGTCTCCGGGTTTACGCGAAGTCCACCAACCTGCCGAAGGTCCTCGGCGGCCTGGGCGTGGCGATCATCTCCACGTCCCACGGTCTCCTGACCGGCCAGCAGGCAGGCAAGAAGGGCGTAGGTGGGGAAGTCCTCGCCTACGTCTGGTAG
- a CDS encoding type Z 30S ribosomal protein S14 produces the protein MAKKALIAKAARKPKFGVRGYTRCQRCGRPHSVYRKFGLCRVCLREMAHRGELPGVTKSSW, from the coding sequence ATGGCGAAGAAGGCTCTCATCGCGAAGGCTGCCCGCAAGCCCAAGTTCGGCGTGCGCGGCTACACGCGCTGCCAGCGCTGTGGTCGTCCCCACTCCGTGTACCGCAAGTTCGGCCTGTGCCGCGTGTGCCTCCGTGAGATGGCTCACCGTGGCGAGCTGCCGGGCGTGACCAAGAGCTCCTGGTAA
- the rpsE gene encoding 30S ribosomal protein S5 translates to MAGPQRRGSGAGGGERRDRKGRDGGAAAEKTAYVERVVAINRVAKVVKGGRRFSFTALVVVGDGDGTVGVGYGKAKEVPAAIAKGVEEAKKNFFKVPRIQGTIPHPIQGEKAAGVVLLKPASPGTGVIAGGPVRAVLECAGVHDILSKSLGSDNAINIVHATVEALKGLQRPEEIAARRGLPLEDVAPAALLRARAGAGA, encoded by the coding sequence ATGGCTGGACCCCAGCGCCGCGGAAGCGGTGCCGGTGGCGGCGAGCGGCGGGACCGGAAGGGCCGCGACGGTGGCGCTGCCGCCGAGAAGACCGCGTACGTTGAGCGCGTTGTCGCGATCAACCGCGTCGCCAAGGTTGTCAAGGGTGGTCGTCGCTTCAGCTTCACCGCGCTCGTCGTGGTGGGTGACGGTGACGGCACCGTAGGTGTCGGTTACGGCAAGGCCAAGGAAGTTCCCGCGGCCATCGCCAAGGGCGTCGAGGAAGCCAAGAAGAACTTCTTCAAGGTTCCCCGCATCCAGGGCACCATCCCGCACCCGATCCAGGGCGAGAAGGCGGCCGGCGTTGTCCTGCTGAAGCCTGCTTCCCCCGGTACCGGTGTTATCGCCGGTGGCCCGGTGCGCGCGGTGCTCGAGTGCGCCGGCGTTCACGACATCCTGTCGAAGTCGCTCGGCTCCGACAACGCGATCAACATCGTGCACGCGACCGTGGAGGCCCTCAAGGGCCTGCAGCGTCCCGAGGAGATCGCGGCTCGCCGTGGTCTGCCCCTCGAGGACGTCGCTCCCGCGGCTCTGCTCCGTGCGCGTGCTGGGGCGGGTGCGTAA
- the rplE gene encoding 50S ribosomal protein L5, producing MMATTTPRLKTKYREEIAGKLREEFSYENVMQVPGLVKIVVNMGVGDAARDSKLIDGAIRDLTTITGQKPAVTKARKSIAQFKLREGQPIGAHVTLRGDRMWEFLDRTLSLALPRIRDFRGLSPKQFDGRGNYTFGLTEQVMFHEIDQDKIDRVRGMDITVVTTATNDAEGRALLRHLGFPFKEA from the coding sequence CTGATGGCTACCACCACTCCGCGTCTCAAGACGAAGTACCGCGAGGAGATCGCGGGCAAGCTGCGTGAGGAGTTCTCGTACGAGAACGTCATGCAGGTTCCCGGCCTCGTGAAGATCGTGGTCAACATGGGTGTCGGCGACGCCGCCCGTGACTCGAAGCTGATCGACGGTGCGATCCGCGACCTGACCACGATCACCGGTCAGAAGCCGGCCGTCACCAAGGCTCGCAAGTCCATCGCGCAGTTCAAGCTGCGTGAGGGCCAGCCGATCGGTGCGCACGTCACCCTCCGTGGCGACCGCATGTGGGAGTTCCTGGACCGCACCCTGTCGCTCGCGCTTCCGCGCATCCGCGACTTCCGTGGTCTGTCCCCCAAGCAGTTCGACGGGCGTGGCAACTACACCTTCGGTCTCACGGAGCAGGTCATGTTCCACGAGATCGACCAGGACAAGATCGACCGTGTCCGGGGTATGGACATCACCGTGGTGACCACGGCGACCAACGACGCTGAGGGCCGTGCCCTTCTCCGTCACCTCGGCTTCCCGTTCAAGGAGGCGTAA
- the rplR gene encoding 50S ribosomal protein L18: MAYGVKIAKGDAYKGAAKKRRHIRIRKNVSGTAERPRLVVTRSNRGITAQVIDDLKGHTLASASTLDASIRGGEGDKSAQAKQVGSLVAERAKAAGVEAVVFDRGGNRYAGRIAALADAAREAGLKF, encoded by the coding sequence ATGGCATACGGTGTGAAGATCGCCAAGGGTGACGCCTACAAGGGTGCCGCCAAGAAGCGCCGCCACATCCGCATCCGCAAGAACGTGTCGGGTACGGCGGAGCGTCCGCGCCTCGTCGTGACGCGTTCCAACCGCGGTATCACCGCTCAGGTCATCGACGACCTCAAGGGCCACACCCTTGCGTCTGCGTCGACCCTGGACGCGTCGATCCGCGGCGGCGAGGGTGACAAGTCCGCGCAGGCCAAGCAGGTCGGTTCCCTGGTCGCCGAGCGCGCCAAGGCCGCCGGTGTCGAGGCTGTCGTGTTCGACCGTGGTGGCAACAGGTACGCCGGGCGCATTGCCGCTCTGGCTGACGCCGCCCGCGAAGCCGGGCTGAAGTTCTAA